A section of the Carassius carassius chromosome 17, fCarCar2.1, whole genome shotgun sequence genome encodes:
- the LOC132161018 gene encoding formylglycine-generating enzyme-like produces MASTLRGSVVLFLCILAVRGDLDDIVLEQNSSESQGTGCGCQGLKRDVTVDVRDENKLEHHDEANIYSKTAKNENESPHEKEHDIRSKLVLLQGDWFMMGTNDPGIPQDGEGPQRRVRLDPFYIEEHEVTNQQFQHFTNQTGYVTEAERFGDSFVFEGLLSEEVKSTLSSAVAAAPWWSPVKGADWRHPEGPDSTIEHRMSHPVLHVSWSDAQAYCHWAKRRLPTEAEWELACRGGLQDRLYPWGNKLMPRGLHYANLWQGDFPNHNTVEDGYANTSPVMSFPANGFGLYDMVGNAWEWTADWWNVHHTTEDKYNPKGPETGTDRVKKGGSYMCHKSYCYRYRCAARSQNTPDSSASNLGFRCTADAEP; encoded by the exons ATGGCATCAACACTGAGGGGTTCTGTAGTTTTATTTCTCTGCATTTTAGCAGTGCGTGGTGATCTAGACGACATCGTGCTTGAGCAGAATTCGTCGGAGTCACAGGGCACGGGTTGTGGTTGTCAGGGACTGAAAAGGGATGTTACTGTTGATGTAAGAGATGAAAACAAACTGGAACATCACGACGAGGCAAATATATACTCCAAAACAGCGAAAAACGAAAACGAAAGTCCACACGAGAAAGAGCATGATATACGCAGTAAG CTGGTGCTGCTGCAGGGAGATTGGTTTATGATGGGAACGAATGACCCAGGGATACCACAGGATGGAGAGGGACCACAGAGGAGAGTGAGGCTGGACCCTTTTTACATTGAAGAGCATGAAGTCACAAACCAGCAGTTCCAACACTTCACCAACCAGACAGGATACGTCACTGAG GCTGAGCGTTTTGGAGACTCCTTTGTTTTTGAGGGACTGCTGAGTGAGGAGGTGAAGAGCACTCTGTCAAGTGCG GTGGCTGCTGCTCCTTGGTGGTCACCAGTGAAAGGTGCAGACTGGAGACACCCAGAAGGACCAGATTCAACCATAGAGCACag GATGAGTCACCCTGTGCTACATGTATCATGGAGTGATGCACAGGCGTACTGTCACTGGGCCAAACGCAGACTTCCTACCGAAGCTGAGTGGGAGCTGGCCTGTAGAGGAGGATTGcaggacag GCTGTACCCATGGGGAAATAAACTAATGCCCAGAGGGCTGCACTATGCTAACCTGTGGCAAGGAGATTTCCCTAACCACAACACAGTAGAGGACGGCTATGCTAACACATCACCG gtgatgtcatttcctgcaAATGGCTTTGGGCTGTATGACATGGTGGGAAACGCATGGGAGTGGACAGCAGACTGGTGGAATGTGCATCACACTACAGAAGACAAGTACAACCCT AAAGGACCAGAAACAGGGACAGACAGAGTCAAGAAAGGAGGATCCTACATGTGCCACAAG TCTTACTGCTACAGATACAGGTGTGCAGCCCGTAGTCAAAATACTCCGGACAGTTCTGCCTCTAATCTGGGCTTCCGCTGCACCGCTGATGCTGAGCCATAA